A portion of the Chloroflexia bacterium SDU3-3 genome contains these proteins:
- a CDS encoding CPBP family intramembrane metalloprotease, producing the protein MTDNAAEIAAPAPRGRWPLAVVVWIDLAIVVALVLLTSALVQGLGLGIAARAQGLTPDQLRGMDESGLLRLLGIRWIFISTLLQNLIFIAVPLVRVRLLRRSPLASIGIGLPAWPILIGASVGMGILALLMNVGLGLFFSQVLHIEQNQSAQFGALISRGDYFGQLLFAIMAVVIAPLGEETLFRGYLFHALRGSDRPWQLGLAMAFSAGLFSAVHLFNVTQGQIALVVPIFLLGLVFVGGAYLTKSILPGIIAHMMFNSLGVLGLLVCVNVPALGCPI; encoded by the coding sequence ATGACAGACAATGCTGCAGAGATCGCTGCCCCAGCCCCGCGCGGGCGCTGGCCGCTGGCGGTGGTGGTGTGGATCGATCTGGCGATCGTGGTGGCGCTGGTGCTGCTCACCTCGGCGCTGGTGCAAGGTCTGGGGCTAGGCATCGCTGCGCGCGCGCAGGGCCTGACCCCCGATCAGCTGCGCGGCATGGATGAGTCTGGCCTGCTGAGGCTGCTGGGCATCCGCTGGATCTTTATCTCCACCCTGCTGCAGAACCTGATCTTTATCGCGGTGCCGCTGGTGCGCGTGCGCCTGCTGCGCCGCAGCCCGCTGGCCAGCATCGGCATCGGCTTGCCCGCCTGGCCTATTCTGATCGGCGCGAGCGTGGGGATGGGCATCCTGGCGCTGTTGATGAATGTTGGGCTGGGGCTGTTTTTTAGCCAGGTGCTGCATATCGAGCAGAACCAGTCGGCGCAGTTTGGCGCGCTGATCAGCCGGGGCGACTACTTCGGCCAGCTGCTGTTTGCGATCATGGCCGTGGTGATCGCGCCGCTGGGCGAGGAGACGCTCTTCCGCGGCTATCTGTTCCACGCGCTGCGGGGCAGCGATCGGCCATGGCAGCTGGGGCTGGCCATGGCGTTCAGCGCGGGCCTGTTCTCGGCAGTGCACCTCTTTAATGTCACCCAGGGCCAGATAGCGCTGGTTGTGCCGATCTTTCTGCTGGGGCTGGTGTTTGTTGGCGGGGCCTACCTGACCAAGAGCATCTTGCCCGGCATTATCGCCCATATGATGTTTAACAGTTTAGGGGTGCTGGGCCTGCTGGTGTGCGTGAACGTACCGGCGCTCGGCTGCCCCATCTAG
- a CDS encoding PDZ domain-containing protein produces MSQNNREHSMGWLRRLPRQAWYMIGGLVFVWCVAGSALAGWAVGQSAARYQGKIELATAVARAMQLPDLGVLVTRLDRSGPAASSGVRRGDVIVAVNRSSVQDGQDLAERIKIFHPGDSVSLQIIRDDSEISLDITLAPFPGAKARPYMGIYYTSRPEAPGDL; encoded by the coding sequence ATGTCACAAAACAATCGGGAGCATTCCATGGGCTGGCTTCGTCGGCTGCCGCGGCAGGCCTGGTATATGATCGGCGGGCTGGTATTCGTGTGGTGTGTGGCGGGCAGCGCGCTGGCGGGCTGGGCGGTGGGGCAGAGCGCCGCGCGCTACCAGGGTAAGATCGAGCTGGCCACCGCCGTAGCGCGCGCGATGCAGCTGCCCGACCTGGGCGTGCTAGTCACGAGGCTCGACCGCAGCGGCCCGGCGGCCAGCTCGGGCGTGCGGCGCGGCGATGTGATCGTGGCGGTCAACCGCAGCTCGGTGCAGGATGGGCAGGATCTGGCCGAGCGGATCAAGATCTTCCACCCCGGCGACAGCGTGAGCCTGCAGATCATCCGCGACGACAGCGAGATATCGCTCGATATCACGCTCGCGCCCTTCCCAGGGGCCAAGGCGCGGCCCTACATGGGCATCTACTACACATCTCGC
- the miaB gene encoding tRNA (N6-isopentenyl adenosine(37)-C2)-methylthiotransferase MiaB, with protein MPFEAFQNTAPATSRDTTPRERRYYVWTVGCQMNISDSERLESALQGVGYAPAERPEEASFIVLNSCSVRASAEERIIGKLGELQRVKREQPDTRIVLWGCMVGPNNQSIFRQKLPVVDHFVSPSAVDEVLALAPNPVYQLEDPALPVASWEHPPVSVHVPIQYGCNMNCAFCVIPSRRGRERSRPLEEIVDEVARIVARGAKEIVLLGQIVDSWGHDLPGRPTLADLLRAVHEVPGLVRLRFLTSHPAWMTDKLIQTVAELPRCMPEINLPVQAGHDEILKIMRRGYTVQRYRDLIGRIRAAIPHVSMTTDIIVGHPAEQRHHFEGTVDLVREIGFGKVHIAAYSWRPGTRAGDMEQDPAFAVPEEEKQARRVELERLQEEISAQQNTAYLGQTVEVLVEGESKGKWRGRSPQNKLVFFSDAQDWTGRLALVRVRHTGAWSLQGDLVGEGTPA; from the coding sequence ATGCCTTTTGAGGCCTTCCAGAACACGGCTCCGGCGACATCGCGCGATACCACGCCCCGCGAGCGCCGCTACTACGTCTGGACGGTCGGATGTCAGATGAATATCTCCGACTCCGAGCGCCTTGAGTCGGCCCTCCAGGGGGTCGGCTACGCACCCGCCGAGCGGCCCGAGGAGGCCAGCTTTATCGTGCTGAACTCGTGCAGCGTGCGCGCTTCTGCCGAGGAGCGCATCATCGGCAAGCTGGGCGAGCTGCAGCGCGTTAAGCGCGAGCAGCCCGATACCCGCATCGTCCTCTGGGGCTGCATGGTGGGGCCGAACAACCAGTCGATCTTCCGCCAGAAGCTGCCGGTGGTCGACCACTTCGTCTCGCCCTCGGCGGTGGATGAGGTGCTGGCGCTCGCGCCGAACCCGGTCTACCAGCTTGAAGACCCCGCGCTGCCGGTGGCCAGCTGGGAGCACCCGCCCGTGTCGGTGCACGTGCCCATCCAGTACGGCTGCAACATGAACTGCGCCTTCTGCGTCATCCCATCTCGCCGTGGCCGCGAGCGCAGCCGCCCGCTGGAGGAGATCGTGGATGAGGTGGCGCGGATCGTGGCGCGCGGCGCGAAGGAGATCGTGCTGCTGGGCCAGATCGTCGACTCGTGGGGGCACGACCTGCCGGGCCGCCCGACCCTGGCCGACCTGCTGCGGGCGGTGCACGAGGTTCCCGGCCTGGTGCGGCTGCGCTTCCTCACATCGCACCCCGCGTGGATGACCGACAAGCTCATCCAGACTGTGGCCGAGCTACCCCGCTGCATGCCCGAGATCAACCTGCCGGTGCAGGCTGGCCACGACGAGATTCTGAAGATCATGCGGCGCGGCTACACCGTACAGCGCTACCGCGACCTGATCGGGCGCATCCGCGCGGCCATCCCCCACGTGTCGATGACCACCGATATCATCGTGGGCCACCCCGCCGAGCAGCGCCACCACTTCGAGGGCACCGTGGATCTGGTGCGCGAGATTGGCTTTGGCAAGGTGCACATCGCCGCCTACTCGTGGCGGCCCGGCACCCGCGCCGGCGACATGGAGCAGGACCCGGCCTTCGCCGTGCCCGAGGAGGAGAAGCAGGCCCGACGCGTCGAGCTTGAGCGCCTGCAGGAGGAGATCTCGGCCCAGCAGAACACCGCCTACCTTGGCCAGACCGTCGAGGTGCTGGTGGAGGGCGAGAGCAAGGGCAAGTGGCGCGGTCGCTCGCCGCAGAACAAGCTGGTGTTCTTCAGCGATGCCCAGGATTGGACCGGGCGGCTGGCGCTGGTGCGCGTGCGCCACACGGGCGCGTGGTCGCTGCAGGGCGACCTTGTAGGCGAAGGAACCCCGGCCTAA